In Lysinibacillus sp. FSL M8-0337, the following proteins share a genomic window:
- the flgM gene encoding flagellar biosynthesis anti-sigma factor FlgM, which translates to MKITSYGVNAVNAYKNQVRNVKSDTNKASFADKIEISKAAQNMQGVTTYSAERAERVQQLKADIDSGEYKVNARKVAEDMLKYYRF; encoded by the coding sequence ATGAAAATCACATCTTATGGTGTTAATGCAGTAAATGCCTATAAAAATCAAGTACGCAATGTGAAATCTGATACAAATAAAGCGTCATTTGCTGACAAAATTGAAATTTCAAAAGCCGCTCAGAACATGCAAGGTGTTACTACTTACAGTGCAGAACGTGCAGAGCGTGTGCAACAGTTAAAGGCAGATATTGATTCTGGAGAATATAAGGTCAATGCGCGTAAAGTTGCTGAAGATATGCTGAAATACTATCGTTTCTAG
- a CDS encoding DegV family protein, translating to MRTAIVTDSTAYLTPEERARLNIRMIPLSVNISGELFAEEVDITASEFYDKVRGAKEFPKTTQPPIGEFASLFEELANDYDEVISIHLSSGISGTYQGAVQAGEMVKGIDVYPFDSEISCAVQGFYVLRAAEMAAEGCSAQEILAALADMQQYIRAYFIVDDLAHLQRGGRLSSAAALIGGLLQVKPVLHFVDKVIVPFEKIRTRKKALKRAEELLAEDANKYDKMDAVVIHGNCQKEAEEWLAQLATTYPNVNFKLSYFGPVIGTHLGEGAMGLGWTKK from the coding sequence ATGAGGACGGCAATCGTAACAGACAGTACTGCATACCTTACGCCAGAAGAACGCGCGCGCTTAAACATTCGTATGATTCCGTTAAGTGTAAACATTTCAGGTGAGTTATTCGCAGAGGAAGTAGATATTACTGCATCTGAGTTTTATGATAAAGTACGGGGTGCAAAAGAATTCCCCAAAACAACTCAACCACCCATTGGTGAGTTTGCCTCACTCTTTGAAGAGTTGGCAAATGATTATGACGAAGTAATTTCCATTCATTTATCGAGTGGTATAAGTGGTACATATCAAGGTGCGGTCCAAGCAGGAGAAATGGTGAAAGGTATTGATGTGTACCCATTTGACAGCGAGATTTCTTGCGCTGTTCAAGGATTTTATGTGCTACGCGCGGCTGAAATGGCTGCGGAAGGTTGTTCAGCACAAGAAATACTAGCAGCATTAGCGGACATGCAGCAGTATATTCGTGCTTACTTCATTGTAGATGACTTAGCACACTTACAACGGGGAGGGCGTTTGTCTTCAGCAGCTGCATTAATCGGGGGCTTATTACAAGTAAAGCCTGTCTTACATTTTGTGGACAAGGTCATTGTACCGTTTGAAAAAATACGTACACGTAAGAAAGCACTAAAGCGGGCAGAAGAGTTATTGGCTGAAGATGCAAACAAGTATGACAAGATGGATGCTGTAGTTATTCACGGTAATTGCCAAAAAGAAGCCGAGGAATGGTTGGCACAACTTGCTACGACTTACCCGAACGTAAACTTTAAATTAAGCTATTTTGGACCTGTTATTGGCACACACTTAGGTGAAGGTGCAATGGGTCTTGGCTGGACAAAAAAATAA
- a CDS encoding helicase-related protein, producing the protein MNYNGWLLPPALRDFHEGRIWLKEHTPFAKDDMEQAINRKYFFIIEGIQKTPRLRCNRCYNDNPHEFTGYDCSKCLQRCVYCRHCLKMGRVSSCTPLLIWKGPKACRIKQHPLQWTGQLTAQQQRAADELLESVIAGKSHLLNAVCGAGKTELLFQSVHYALEKGLRVCIAAPRTDVVLELFPRFQKAFPQTIVHAYYSGAPKQHGYAQLILATTHQLYRFERAFDVMIVDEADAFPYAYDATLERAVQKAKTIDAPIYFITATPSQSLINQYKNSYSFIPNRYHHKPLPVPYFCSLWGYEKNIKRGKLPRKLKAWTEERLAKNEPFLIFFPTVELLNLATPLFQRIHANILAVHAKDPERKQKVLQLRDGKIPGLLTTTILERGITIKNVQVAVVGAESTIFTASALIQIAGRVGRHASYTNGEVVLFHHGVTLAMDEARQKILANNKEGSNNE; encoded by the coding sequence ATGAACTATAATGGATGGCTGTTGCCTCCCGCATTACGAGACTTTCATGAGGGACGAATTTGGTTAAAGGAGCATACACCGTTTGCTAAAGATGATATGGAGCAGGCTATTAATAGAAAATACTTTTTTATAATAGAAGGTATTCAAAAAACACCACGATTAAGATGTAATCGTTGCTATAATGACAATCCACATGAATTTACTGGGTATGATTGCTCGAAATGTCTACAACGGTGCGTTTATTGCAGGCATTGCCTGAAGATGGGCAGAGTGAGCAGTTGCACACCATTGCTTATATGGAAAGGACCGAAGGCATGTCGAATCAAGCAGCATCCCCTTCAATGGACAGGGCAATTGACAGCACAACAACAACGAGCAGCCGATGAACTACTAGAAAGTGTAATAGCAGGAAAATCCCATTTGTTGAATGCAGTATGTGGAGCTGGTAAGACAGAGTTGCTCTTTCAGTCTGTACATTATGCGTTAGAAAAAGGGTTACGAGTGTGCATTGCCGCACCGCGTACAGATGTAGTATTGGAGTTATTCCCGCGCTTTCAAAAAGCTTTTCCACAAACTATTGTCCATGCGTACTATAGTGGGGCGCCAAAGCAGCATGGTTATGCACAGCTAATTCTAGCAACGACTCATCAACTGTATCGTTTCGAACGGGCGTTTGATGTCATGATTGTTGATGAAGCGGATGCATTTCCTTATGCATATGATGCAACATTAGAAAGAGCAGTGCAAAAAGCTAAAACAATTGATGCACCAATATACTTTATTACAGCTACACCTTCTCAATCATTAATTAATCAATATAAAAACAGTTATTCTTTTATCCCAAATCGATACCATCACAAGCCATTGCCCGTGCCATATTTTTGTTCGCTATGGGGCTATGAAAAAAATATAAAGCGAGGGAAACTTCCTCGAAAACTCAAAGCATGGACTGAAGAACGACTTGCGAAAAATGAGCCATTTCTTATATTTTTCCCGACAGTAGAACTGCTAAATCTAGCTACACCACTGTTTCAGAGGATACATGCAAATATATTAGCAGTACATGCTAAAGATCCAGAGAGAAAACAAAAAGTACTACAGTTACGCGATGGAAAAATTCCTGGATTACTAACGACAACCATTTTAGAACGAGGTATTACGATAAAAAATGTACAAGTTGCTGTTGTTGGAGCAGAGTCAACAATCTTTACAGCGAGCGCACTTATTCAAATTGCGGGACGTGTAGGAAGGCATGCCTCTTATACGAATGGGGAAGTTGTTTTATTTCATCATGGAGTGACTTTGGCAATGGATGAAGCTCGACAGAAGATTTTAGCTAACAATAAAGAGGGTTCAAACAATGAATAA
- a CDS encoding sensor histidine kinase, which translates to MFSNDTFDLKSLDDVFNRMLETIMSSKDDIFIISEQSRRSFEDMQQELEIVRKQISTVIDEGDALEKSTQLAKQRLVLVSKAFDNYTEEQVRDAYETAHDFQLKLSVIKTQEKQLRDKRDDLERRLRGLLDTIERADHIVNQVNVILNYLTSDLKNVGLALEQAKMKQDFGIRIIAAQEEERKRLSREIHDGPAQMMANVLMRTDLIERTYREKGIEYALAEIADLKKTVRNALSEVRRIIYDLRPMALDDLGIVPTLKKYLSTVTEYNPGVEIHFQSRSTEQRIPSNYEVSIFRLVQECVTNAMKHGKCKDIWVKLEWLNNAVNVVVKDDGVGFDQKVVKDHSFGILGMRERIEILNGTISIESEINRGTTVLFKIPLEVE; encoded by the coding sequence ATGTTTTCAAATGATACCTTCGATTTAAAGTCGCTTGATGACGTATTCAATCGAATGTTAGAAACAATCATGAGCTCTAAAGATGATATTTTCATTATAAGTGAACAAAGCCGAAGAAGCTTTGAAGATATGCAACAAGAGCTAGAAATTGTTCGAAAACAAATTTCAACTGTCATCGATGAAGGCGATGCTTTAGAAAAAAGCACGCAGCTTGCTAAGCAAAGACTTGTGTTAGTGAGTAAAGCTTTTGATAATTATACCGAAGAACAAGTTAGAGATGCATATGAAACGGCACATGATTTTCAATTGAAGCTCTCCGTCATTAAAACACAAGAAAAGCAACTTCGCGACAAAAGAGATGATTTAGAGCGACGTTTAAGAGGCTTACTCGATACAATTGAACGTGCTGATCATATTGTCAATCAAGTAAATGTTATTTTAAATTATTTAACGTCTGATTTGAAAAATGTTGGATTAGCGCTTGAACAAGCGAAAATGAAGCAAGATTTTGGTATTCGAATCATCGCTGCACAAGAAGAAGAGCGAAAACGTTTATCAAGAGAAATTCATGATGGACCTGCTCAAATGATGGCCAATGTCTTAATGCGTACGGACTTAATAGAAAGAACGTATCGAGAGAAGGGCATAGAATACGCTTTGGCTGAAATTGCTGATTTGAAGAAAACTGTGCGTAATGCACTGTCAGAGGTGCGACGAATTATTTATGATTTACGACCTATGGCGCTGGATGATTTGGGCATTGTGCCGACATTAAAGAAATATTTGTCGACTGTGACCGAATATAATCCAGGAGTAGAAATTCATTTCCAGTCAAGAAGCACAGAACAACGTATTCCTTCAAATTACGAAGTATCCATTTTTCGCTTAGTGCAAGAATGTGTAACAAATGCCATGAAGCATGGGAAATGTAAGGATATTTGGGTAAAACTTGAATGGTTGAACAATGCAGTGAATGTTGTCGTGAAAGATGATGGCGTGGGGTTCGATCAAAAAGTTGTGAAAGATCATTCCTTTGGTATTTTAGGAATGCGGGAACGAATTGAAATATTAAATGGTACAATCTCAATTGAAAGTGAGATAAATCGAGGCACTACGGTATTATTTAAAATTCCGTTAGAAGTAGAGTAA
- a CDS encoding response regulator transcription factor → MTKIIIVDDHQLFREGVKRILDFEDTFDVIAEGDDGTDVVNLYAENQPDVVLMDINMPGKNGVEATADLITEFPDAKVIMLSIHDDETYVTHALKSGALGYMLKEMDADEIVEAIKVVANGGSYLHPKVTKNLVAEFRRLSEHENKGNFHQTEIRRPFHLLTKRECEVLQLLTDGQSNRTIGETLFISEKTVKNHVSSILQKMNVNDRTQAVVTAIKNGWVEVR, encoded by the coding sequence ATGACGAAGATTATTATTGTAGACGATCACCAACTATTCCGAGAAGGAGTGAAACGTATCTTAGATTTTGAGGATACGTTTGATGTAATTGCAGAAGGTGACGATGGCACAGATGTAGTAAATTTATATGCGGAAAATCAACCAGATGTTGTTTTAATGGATATAAATATGCCGGGGAAAAATGGTGTAGAGGCAACAGCAGATTTAATTACAGAATTTCCAGATGCTAAAGTCATCATGTTATCCATTCACGATGATGAAACATACGTAACTCATGCACTAAAATCAGGCGCTCTTGGCTATATGCTAAAAGAGATGGATGCAGACGAAATCGTGGAAGCGATTAAAGTAGTGGCAAATGGCGGCTCTTACTTACATCCTAAAGTAACTAAAAATTTAGTAGCAGAATTCCGTCGCCTGTCTGAGCATGAAAACAAAGGCAACTTCCATCAAACAGAAATTCGCCGTCCATTCCATTTATTAACAAAACGTGAATGCGAAGTTTTACAATTACTAACAGATGGACAATCTAACCGTACTATTGGTGAGACACTGTTTATTTCAGAAAAAACGGTAAAAAACCACGTTTCAAGCATTTTACAAAAAATGAACGTAAACGACCGTACACAAGCTGTTGTAACAGCTATTAAAAATGGTTGGGTTGAAGTACGATAA
- a CDS encoding nuclear transport factor 2 family protein, protein MLKKSILAVLTLLVLTACGNKDEDLTAKEREKVIEDGTVGFEMMGEEVKKASNVPADEEKAILAAFDEYIAAFNDEEIDRYMDTISKDPKGFNYDEEKVFADEVFAQFDTKRDVTNVTIAKYNEDEAQVFANMTTHSLQVQTNVEHESAGRQVTVFVKEDGKWKVTSVFYIGDDTKSSTGNQ, encoded by the coding sequence ATGTTAAAGAAAAGTATTCTAGCAGTTTTAACCTTATTAGTGTTAACTGCCTGTGGCAATAAAGATGAAGATTTAACGGCAAAAGAGCGTGAAAAGGTAATTGAAGACGGTACGGTAGGCTTTGAAATGATGGGTGAAGAGGTTAAAAAAGCTTCAAATGTGCCGGCTGATGAGGAAAAAGCAATTTTAGCGGCGTTTGATGAATATATTGCCGCATTTAATGATGAAGAAATTGATCGTTATATGGACACGATATCTAAGGATCCAAAAGGGTTTAATTATGATGAAGAGAAAGTATTCGCAGATGAAGTATTTGCTCAATTTGATACGAAACGTGATGTAACAAATGTGACCATTGCAAAGTATAATGAGGATGAAGCGCAAGTATTTGCCAATATGACAACGCACTCTCTTCAAGTGCAAACAAACGTCGAACATGAAAGCGCTGGACGCCAAGTAACGGTATTTGTCAAAGAAGATGGAAAGTGGAAGGTAACGAGCGTCTTTTATATTGGAGATGATACTAAATCTAGCACGGGCAATCAATAA
- a CDS encoding phosphoribosyltransferase family protein, with protein MNKIDKFCLLCAQPLHFAPSWQTLLLRCFPPCICEKCKAQFARSTSATALYQYNDAMKAFLHQYKFLQDVALAKVFRQELHAHFKQEKAIIIPIPMHPMKQKERTFSHTEELLKAANISFTQLLEKVTVETQSSKNREQRIQSAPLFRLIPEAQVKRKDYLLFDDIKTTGTTLRHAKQVLLEAGARNVRTFTLING; from the coding sequence ATGAATAAAATAGATAAGTTTTGTTTATTATGTGCACAGCCATTACACTTTGCACCTTCTTGGCAAACACTTTTATTAAGATGCTTTCCACCATGTATTTGTGAAAAGTGTAAAGCGCAATTTGCACGTTCTACTTCAGCAACGGCACTTTATCAATATAATGATGCAATGAAAGCATTTTTACATCAATATAAATTTCTACAAGATGTTGCACTTGCTAAAGTATTTCGACAGGAGTTACATGCACACTTTAAACAGGAAAAGGCGATAATTATACCCATTCCTATGCATCCTATGAAGCAAAAAGAACGTACCTTTTCCCATACGGAGGAGCTTCTAAAAGCAGCTAATATCTCCTTTACTCAACTTCTAGAAAAAGTAACAGTAGAAACACAAAGTTCAAAAAATAGAGAGCAGCGTATACAATCAGCGCCGCTTTTTCGTCTAATACCAGAAGCCCAAGTTAAGCGTAAAGATTACCTTCTTTTTGACGATATTAAAACTACAGGGACAACACTACGGCATGCCAAACAAGTTTTACTAGAAGCAGGGGCCCGAAATGTTCGAACCTTCACTTTAATTAATGGATGA
- a CDS encoding TIGR03826 family flagellar region protein, translating to MAEVRNCPKCNEFFNYTGVREVCHKCAQSEEELYQIVYRFLRKRENRAATVERIVEATGAEEDLLYKWVRKGRLQPAMFPNLGYPCDNCGHLTTTGKLCTKCQDELKAELRTFEAAKEFRESVEQRDKVTYHADRKK from the coding sequence ATGGCTGAGGTTCGAAATTGCCCAAAGTGTAATGAATTTTTTAATTATACAGGGGTCAGAGAAGTATGTCATAAATGTGCACAATCTGAAGAGGAATTATATCAAATTGTTTATCGATTTTTACGCAAGCGTGAAAATCGCGCTGCGACAGTAGAACGAATTGTTGAAGCAACTGGTGCTGAAGAAGATTTATTATATAAATGGGTGCGCAAAGGTCGTTTACAGCCTGCAATGTTTCCAAACTTAGGCTATCCATGTGATAACTGCGGCCATTTAACGACAACGGGAAAATTATGTACAAAATGCCAAGATGAATTAAAGGCAGAACTTCGCACATTTGAGGCAGCGAAGGAGTTTCGTGAAAGTGTGGAACAACGTGATAAAGTAACTTATCATGCTGACCGCAAAAAATAA
- a CDS encoding flagellar protein FlgN, whose amino-acid sequence MSVETICSTLTKLERMHKSLLELAYKKTEIIKTGDMKALDQMLKDEQAHVAAIDKLEQQRQIQVTQYLGAKGVASTDKMTVADVIEAAEQDAEKDTLSAVRNRLMSIINDLRKQNELNQKLVFQSLQFVNLTLDALRPRPEQMNYSGREVRGTNTMAKKSYFDSQA is encoded by the coding sequence ATGTCTGTAGAGACGATTTGTTCTACATTAACAAAGCTAGAAAGAATGCATAAAAGCTTGCTCGAACTAGCTTATAAAAAAACAGAAATCATAAAAACTGGCGATATGAAAGCACTTGACCAAATGCTCAAGGATGAGCAGGCGCATGTAGCGGCTATCGATAAGCTCGAGCAACAGCGTCAGATACAGGTAACACAATACCTAGGAGCAAAGGGAGTTGCGTCCACTGACAAAATGACTGTCGCTGATGTCATCGAAGCTGCTGAACAAGATGCTGAAAAAGACACACTATCAGCTGTTCGCAATCGACTCATGTCAATTATTAATGATTTACGCAAACAAAATGAACTCAATCAAAAATTAGTATTTCAATCATTGCAATTCGTCAATCTGACATTAGATGCGCTACGTCCGCGTCCTGAGCAAATGAATTATTCGGGGCGTGAAGTGCGCGGTACGAATACAATGGCAAAAAAATCGTACTTCGATTCTCAAGCATAA
- the flgK gene encoding flagellar hook-associated protein FlgK: protein MRSTFMGLETSRSGLFTQQSALYTTGHNISNANTLGYSRQRVNMQATPGFPTAGLNTPNYPGHMGTGVETGSIQRIRDEFIDRQFRQETNKLGYWESRSNAISQMEDIMDEPSKFGLNAALEQFWKGLQDVSTAPENAASRKVAIERANHLAQSFNYMDTQLKTIQGNIGNEISVSTNRINSLLKQIASINKQVQEVEPNGHVPNDLYDARDVLIDELNSYIPVSVERVPSGGLASSVAEGSVTVIFKPYGTNTEIKLVNGKDAANIEVNSGTTQIDGTNLANLFTNIKVNGTGTTDSGTITYDQLEPGKGKLLSVIDSYGYESATGPKGYYPETMANIDKLASEFANVFNAMHKQGFDFTGAQSTLDFFEPIDNTKPLSAGNIKVNDALIKDSSKLAASTGANEEGNGKWALELSNIQSKVQANLDGATFKSFYQGIIGKLGVDGEEAARLNGTSETLLVTIGNNRAAITSVSLDEEMTNMITFQQAYNANARMITVVDETLDKIINGMGRVGI from the coding sequence ATGCGCTCAACATTTATGGGCTTAGAAACAAGTAGAAGCGGTTTATTTACACAGCAATCAGCTCTCTATACAACAGGTCATAATATTTCGAATGCCAATACACTTGGCTACTCACGTCAACGAGTAAACATGCAAGCTACACCAGGGTTTCCAACAGCAGGTTTAAATACACCAAATTACCCTGGCCATATGGGAACAGGGGTAGAAACTGGTTCCATTCAACGCATTCGCGACGAGTTTATCGATCGACAATTCCGTCAAGAAACGAATAAATTAGGTTACTGGGAATCACGTTCAAATGCTATTTCTCAAATGGAAGATATTATGGATGAACCATCTAAATTTGGTTTGAACGCAGCATTGGAACAGTTTTGGAAAGGTCTACAAGATGTAAGTACAGCTCCAGAAAACGCGGCATCACGTAAAGTGGCAATTGAGCGTGCCAATCACTTAGCTCAATCCTTTAACTATATGGATACGCAACTAAAGACGATTCAAGGCAACATAGGTAACGAAATTAGTGTGTCGACAAATCGCATCAACTCATTACTAAAGCAAATTGCTTCCATTAATAAGCAAGTGCAAGAGGTTGAACCAAATGGTCATGTACCGAATGATTTATATGATGCACGCGATGTGTTAATCGATGAATTAAATAGTTACATCCCAGTTTCAGTTGAACGTGTTCCTTCAGGAGGGCTTGCTTCTAGTGTAGCTGAAGGTAGTGTGACGGTTATTTTTAAGCCATATGGCACAAATACAGAAATTAAATTAGTTAATGGTAAAGATGCTGCGAATATTGAAGTCAACAGTGGTACTACACAAATTGATGGTACAAATTTAGCGAATCTTTTTACAAACATTAAAGTAAACGGCACAGGTACAACAGATTCAGGAACGATTACATATGACCAGTTAGAGCCTGGCAAAGGTAAATTACTATCTGTAATTGATTCATACGGTTATGAAAGTGCAACAGGTCCTAAAGGCTATTATCCTGAAACGATGGCTAACATTGACAAATTGGCTTCGGAATTTGCCAATGTCTTTAATGCAATGCATAAGCAAGGATTCGATTTCACTGGTGCTCAAAGCACACTCGATTTCTTTGAACCGATTGATAATACAAAACCATTGTCAGCAGGCAATATTAAAGTAAATGATGCGCTTATTAAAGATTCATCGAAATTGGCAGCTTCTACAGGAGCAAATGAAGAAGGGAACGGCAAATGGGCACTTGAACTGTCGAATATCCAGTCAAAGGTTCAAGCGAATTTAGATGGCGCAACATTTAAGTCATTCTATCAAGGAATTATTGGGAAGCTAGGTGTTGATGGAGAAGAAGCAGCACGTTTAAACGGAACTTCTGAAACATTGCTTGTGACAATCGGTAATAATCGTGCTGCAATTACTTCCGTATCGC